A DNA window from Camelina sativa cultivar DH55 chromosome 17, Cs, whole genome shotgun sequence contains the following coding sequences:
- the LOC104759320 gene encoding probable inorganic phosphate transporter 1-8: GRRRVYGLCLVIMILSSFGCGFSVCTTRRSCVMVSLGFFRFILGLGIGGDYPLSATIMSEFANKRTRGAFIAAVFSMQGLGILVSSAVTMAICVAFKSGGDGFEVVKEAPAEADIAWRLILMIGALPAALTFYWRMLMPETARYTALVENNIVQAAKDMQRVMSISHLSDETTTEPPPLPPPASYKLFSRRFLHLHGRDLFAASVNWFLVDVVFYTSNLLLSQIFSHYSDKPSSSTPENVYDAAFEVAELGAIIAACSTIPGYWFTVYFIDKIGRVKIQIMGFFFMAVIYLVAGIPYSWYWSKHEQNKKGFMVLYGLIFFFCNFGPNTTTFIIPAELFPARFRSTCHGISGAVGKLGAIVGTVGFLWATKEMDGDDINQVYPEVNRMRIAFLVLSGVCIAGIFVTYFFTKETMGRSLEDNELEQDSNDEGEIEPPIVNGQSSASTLLQTR; encoded by the exons GGTCGTCGCAGAGTCTACGGACTCTGTTTAGTCATCATGATCCTTAGCTCCTTCGGTTGTGGCTTCTCCGTGTGCACGACTCGTCGCTCTTGTGTTATGGTTAGCCTTGGTTTTTTCCGGTTTATTCTTGGTCTTGGCATTGGTGGTGATTACCCGCTTTCCGCTACCATCATGTCCGAGTTTGCTAACAAGAGGACTCGTGGCGCGTTCATAGCTGCCGTGTTCTCTATGCAAGGGTTGGGGATTTTGGTTAGCTCTGCCGTGACCATGGCTATCTGCGTGGCGTTTAAGAGCGGTGGCGATGGGTTTGAGGTGGTTAAGGAGGCTCCGGCTGAAGCTGATATCGCGTGGAGACTTATACTTATGATCGGTGCTCTTCCGGCTGCATTGACGTTCTATTGGCGTATGTTGATGCCTGAAACCGCAAG ATACACAGCACTTGTGGAGAACAATATCGTCCAAGCAGCAAAAGACATGCAAAGAGTCATGTCAATATCTCATCTCTCCGACGAAACCACGACGGAGCCACCCCCTCTGCCGCCACCGGCTTCCTACAAACTATTTTCTCGTCGCTTCCTTCACCTCCACGGCCGAGACCTCTTTGCAGCCTCCGTCAATTGGTTCCTAGTAGATGTCGTCTTTTACACAAGCAACCTCCTCCTCTCCCAAATCTTCAGTCACTACTCTGATAAACCTTCTTCCTCCACCCCAGAAAACGTCTATGACGCAGCCTTCGAAGTTGCGGAATTAGGAGCCATCATTGCGGCTTGCTCTACCATTCCCGGATACTGGTTCACAGTTTACTTCATCGACAAGATAGGTCGTGTAAAAATCCAGATTATGGGGTTTTTCTTCATGGCTGTTATTTATTTAGTCGCGGGGATTCCATACAGTTGGTATTGGTCAAAGCATGAGCAGAACAAGAAAGGCTTTATGGTTCTCTAcggtttgattttcttcttttgcaacTTTGGTCCCAACACTACAACTTTTATTATTCCCGCGGAGCTTTTTCCGGCTAGGTTTAGGTCTACTTGCCATGGTATATCCGGTGCCGTGGGTAAGCTTGGGGCTATTGTGGGCACTGTTGGATTCTTGTGGGCTACTAAGGAGATGGATGGAGATGATATAAACCAGGTTTATCCCGAAGTGAATCGTATGAGAATTGCTTTTCTGGTTCTTAGTGGCGTTTGCATTGCTGGAATCTTTGTGACTTATTTCTTCACCAAGGAAACTATGGGAAGATCGTTAGAGGACAACGAGCTTGAACAAGATAGTAATGATGAGGGTGAAATTGAGCCACCGATTGTTAATGGGCAATCCTCGGCGAGCACTTTGCTTCAAACGCGATGA
- the LOC104756438 gene encoding monosaccharide-sensing protein 1 yields the protein MKGATLVALAATIGNFLQGWDNATIAGAMVYINNDLNLPTSVQGLVVAMSLIGATVITTCSGPISDWLGRRPMLILSSVMYFVCGLIMLWSPNVYVLCFARLLNGFGAGLAVTLVPVYISETAPPEIRGQLNTLPQFLGSGGMFLSYCMVFTMSLSDSPSWRGMLGVLSIPSLVYLFLSVFFLPESPRWLVSKGRMDEAKKVLQQLCGREDVTDEMALLVEGLDIGGEKTMEDLLVTLEDHEGDDALETVDEDGQMRLYGTHEHQSYIARPVPEHQSSLALHSRHGSLANQSMILKDPLVNLFGSLHEKMPEAGGNRRSGIFPHSGSMFSTNADAPHGKPAHWEKDIESHYNKDNDDYASDDGAGDDDDSDNDLRSPLMSRQTTSMDKDMIPHPTSGSTLSMRRHSTLMQGNGESSMGIGGGWHMGYRYENGEYKRYYLKEDGTESRRGSIISVPGGPDGGGSYIHASALVSRSVLGPKSMLGSAMVPPEKTAASGPLWSALLEPGVKRALVVGVGIQILQQFSGINGVLYYTPQILERAGVDILLSSFGLSSISASFLISGLTTLLMLPAIVVAMRLMDVSGRRSLLLWTIPVLIVSLIILVISELVHISKVVNAALSTSCVVLYFCFFVMGYGPIPNILCSEIFPTRVRGLCIAICAMVFWIGDIIVTYSLPVLLSSIGLVGVFSIYAAVCVISWIFVYMKVPETKGMPLEVITDYFAFGAQAQASAPSKDI from the exons ATGAAGGGAGCGACACTCGTTGCTCTCGCCGCCACTATCGGCAATTTCTTGCAAGGATGGGACAATGCCACCATTGctg GAGCTATGGTTTATATCAACAACGACTTGAATCTACCAACCTCTGTTCAGGGTCTTGTGGTTGCTATGTCACTGATAGGTGCCACGGTCATCACGACTTGTTCAGGACCTATATCTGATTGGCTCGGGAGACGCCCCATGCTGATTTTGTCATCAGTCATGTATTTCGTATGCGGTTTGATCATGCTATGGTCTCCCAATGTCTATGTTCTGTGCTTTGCTAGGCTTCTTAATGGGTTTGGTGCTGGACTCGCTGTTACGCTTGTCCCTGTTTACATCTCTGAAACCGCTCCTCCAGAGATCAGAGGACAGTTGAATACACTCCCTCAGTTTCTTGGCTCTGGTGGAATGTTTTTGTCTTACTGTATGGTTTTCACTATGTCCCTAAGCGATTCGCCTAGCTGGAGAGGGATGCTCGGTGTCCTCTCCATCCCTTCTcttgtttatttgtttctctCCGTGTTTTTCTTGCCCGAGTCTCCTCGTTGGCTTGTTAGTAAAGGAAGGATGGATGAGGCTAAGAAGGTTCTTCAACAGTTATGTGGCAGAGAAGATGTTACCG ATGAGATGGCTTTGCTAGTTGAAGGACTAGATATAGGAGGAGAGAAAACAATGGAGGATCTCTTAGTAACTTTGGAAGATCATGAAGGAGATGATGCTCTTGAAACCGTTGATGAGGATGGACAAATGCGTCTTTACGGAACACACGAGCATCAATCCTACATTGCTAGACCTGTCCCTGAACACCAGAGTTCACTTGCTTTACACTCTCGCCACGGTAGCTTAGCAAACCAAAGCATGATCCTCAAAGATCCACTCGTCAATCTATTCGGTAGTCTTCACGAAAAGATGCCAGAAGCAGGTGGAAACAGGCGGAGTGGGATCTTTCCTCATTCCGGAAGCATGTTCAGTACTAATGCTGATGCACCTCACGGTAAACCGGCTCACTGGGAGAAGGACATAGAGAGCCATTACAATAAAGACAATGATGACTATGCAAGTGATGATGGTGccggtgatgatgatgactcggATAACGATCTACGTAGCCCGTTAATGTCACGCCAGACGACTAGTATGGACAAGGACATGATCCCGCATCCTACAAGCGGAAGCACACTTAGCATGAGACGACACAGTACTCTTATGCAAGGCAACGGTGAAAGCAGTATGGGAATTGGTGGTGGTTGGCATATGGGATATAGATATGAAAACGGCGAATACAAAAGGTATTATCTTAAAGAAGATGGAACTGAATCTCGCCGTGGCTCGATCATTTCTGTTCCAGGAGGTCCTGATGGTGGAGGCAGCTACATTCACGCTTCTGCACTTGTAAGCAGATCCGTTCTTGGTCCTAAATCAATGCTTGGATCTGCCATGGTTCCCCCTGAGAAAACCGCTGCCTCTGGACCACTCTGGTCTGCTCTTCTTGAACCTGGTGTCAAGCGTGCGTTGGTCGTTGGTGTTGGCATTCAGATACTACAACAG TTTTCGGGTATCAATGGAGTTCTCTACTACACTCCTCAGATTCTTGAACGGGCTGGCGTAGATATTCTTCTTTCGAGCTTCGGACTAAGTTCTATCTCTGCATCATTCCTCATCAGTGGTTTAACAACTTTACTCATGCTCCCAGCCATTGTCGTTGCCATGAGACTCATGGATGTCTCTGGaagaag GTCATTACTTCTCTGGACAATCCCAGTTCTCATCGTCTCACTTATCATTCTCGTCATTAGCGAGCTTGTCCACATCAGCAAAGTCGTGAACGCAGCACTCTCCACGAGCTGTGTCGTGCTCTACTTCTGCTTCTTCGTGATGGGTTACGGTCCGATTCCAAACATCCTCTGTTCTGAAATCTTCCCAACAAGAGTCCGTGGTCTCTGCATCGCCATTTGCGCTATGGTTTTCTGGATAGGAGACATTATTGTCACTTACTCACTTCCCGTCCTCCTCAGCTCCATCGGACTAGTTGGTGTTTTCAGCATTTACGCTGCGGTTTGCGTTATCTCATGGATCTTCGTTTACATGAAAGTCCCGGAGACTAAAGGCATGCCTTTGGAAGTTATCACAGACTACTTTGCCTTTGGAGCTCAAGCTCAAGCTTCTGCTCCTTCTAAGGATATATAA
- the LOC104756439 gene encoding cysteine protease XCP2-like — MEEGTCEMQKDESETVTINGHQNVPTNDEKSLLKALAHQPISVAIDASGREFQFYSGGVFDGKCGVDLDHGVAAVGYGSSKGSDYIIVRNSWGPKWGEKGYIRLKRNTGKPEGLCGINKMASFPTKTK; from the exons ATGGAAGAAGGAACTTGCGAGATGCAAAAG GATGAATCTGAAACGGTTACCATAAATGGACACCAAAATGTACCTACGAATGACGAGAAGAGCCTCTTGAAGGCATTGGCTCACCAGCCTATCAGTGTCGCCATTGATGCCTCTGGCAGAGAGTTCCAGTTCTACAGCGGC gGCGTGTTTGATGGGAAGTGCGGGGTTGACCTAGACCACGGTGTGGCTGCGGTTGGGTATGGATCAAGCAAGGGTTCAGATTACATCATCGTAAGGAATTCTTGGGGACCAAAATGGGGAGAGAAAGGTTACATCAGGTTGAAGAGGAACACCGGGAAACCAGAGGGTCTTTGTGGTATCAACAAGATGGCTTCTTTCCCCACCAAAACTAAGTGA
- the LOC104756441 gene encoding cysteine protease XCP2-like: MASRMLCFVLALSAASLSLSFAASHDYSIVGYSPEDLESHDKLIELFENWLSNFEKAYETVEEKFLRFEVFKDNLKHIDETNKKVKSYWLGLNEFADLSHEEFKKMYLGLKTDIKRRDEERSYEEFIYKDVEALPRSVDWRKKGAVADVKNQGSCGSCWAFSTVAAVEGINKIVTGNLTTLSEQELIDCDTTYNNGCNGGLMDYAFEYIVKNGGLRKEVDYPYSMEEGTCEMQKDESETVTINGHQNVPTNDEKSLLKALAHQPISVAIDASGREFQFYSGGVFDGKCGVDLDHGVAAVGYGSSRGSDYIIVRNSWGPKWGEKGYIRLKRNTGKPEGLCGINKMASFPTKTK, from the exons atggCTTCAAGaatgctctgttttgttcttgCCTTATCCGCTgcatctctctccctctctttcgCTGCTTCCCACGATTACTCCATCGTCGGATATTCCCCCGAGGATTTGGAATCTCATGACAAACTCATCGAACTATTCGAGAACTGGCTCTCCAATTTCGAGAAAGCTTATGAAACCGTTGAAGAGAAGTTTCTTAGGTTCGAAGTTTTCAAGGACAATCTAAAGCACATCGATGAGACTAACAAGAAAGTGAAAAGCTACTGGTTGGGTCTCAACGAGTTTGCAGATTTGAGCCACGAAGAGTTCAAGAAAATGTATTTGGGGCTCAAGACTGATATAAAGAGACGCGATGAAGA AAGATCTTACGAGGAGTTCATTTATAAAGACGTAGAAGCTCTGCCTAGATCTGTTGACTGGAGAAAGAAAGGAGCTGTGGCTGATGTTAAGAACCAGGGCTCTTGCG GAAGTTGTTGGGCGTTTTCAACCGTCGCTGCGGTGGAAGGTATAAACAAGATTGTGACAGGAAACTTGACAACATTGTCTGAACAAGAACTCATAGACTGTGACACGACCTACAACAATGGCTGCAACGGTGGTCTCATGGATTATGCTTTTGAGTACATTGTCAAAAACGGAGGTCTACGCAAGGAAGTGGACTATCCCTACTCTATGGAAGAAGGAACTTGCGAGATGCAAAAG GATGAATCTGAAACGGTTACCATAAATGGACACCAAAATGTACCTACGAATGACGAGAAGAGCCTCTTGAAGGCATTGGCTCACCAGCCTATCAGTGTCGCCATTGATGCCTCTGGCAGAGAGTTCCAGTTCTACAGCGGC gGCGTGTTTGATGGGAAGTGCGGGGTTGACCTAGACCACGGTGTGGCTGCGGTTGGGTATGGATCAAGCAGGGGTTCAGATTACATCATCGTAAGGAATTCTTGGGGACCAAAATGGGGAGAGAAAGGTTACATCAGGTTGAAGAGGAACACCGGGAAACCAGAGGGTCTTTGTGGTATCAACAAGATGGCTTCTTTCCCCACCAAAACTAAGTGA
- the LOC104759319 gene encoding protein MULTIPLE CHLOROPLAST DIVISION SITE 1, with the protein MKWRPLILSNVQSSIGKAKLRIPSNLVVFRRRPVNLNWVQVETKRRFVCRAIGDSSTPDEDIQNTQNDDNVVAVVTTTESNIPSDSENSVSRFRSMITTLPPVVFVMRKCSGNSVWIGICIAATVLVAAIRAYAVRKSRDNQPAGSVADLVRRGQLRSGDRRGISKSLNYEDPFNNPFVKLDQGNSTVEMCGKVYRLAPVTLTEKEQTIHQKRRSRAYQWKRPTIFLKEGDSIPPDVDPDTVRWIPANHPFATTVSDIDQDLAQTNVYQKQGVPFRIRAEHEAMQKKLEALQNEEKLNNLSIDSQNARDFQRPYKFATNPDGENIQKNPQDNLTGNPSSEETQKT; encoded by the exons ATGAAATGGCGTCCATTGATTCTCTCCAATGTCCAG TCGTCGATTGGAAAAGCCAAGCTTCGGATTCCTTCAAATCTGGTTGTGTTCAGAAGAAGACCCGTGAATCTCAACTGGGTTCAAGTCGAAACTAAGCGAAGGTTCGTGTGCAGAGCGATTGGTGATTCCTCTACTCCGGATGAAGATATTCAGAATACTCAGAATGATGATaatgttgttgctgttgttacAACGACTGAGAGTAACATTCCCAGTGATTCCGAGAATTCAGTTTCGAGATTCCGGAGTATGATTACCACACTCCCTCCTGTCGTCTTCGTG ATGAGAAAGTGCTCAGGGAACAGCGTTTGGATAGGGATCTGCATCGCAGCTACTGTTTTGGTCGCTGCTATTAGGGCTTATGCAGTCAGAAAGTCAAGAGATAACCAACCTGCTGGCTCGGTTGCTGATCTTGTCAGACGTGGCCAGCTAAGATCTGGTGATAGAAGAGGCAT CTCCAAATCTCTTAACTACGAGGATCCTTTCAACAATCCATTTGTGAAACTTGATCAAGGAAACTCAACGGTAGAGATGTGCGGGAAAGTCTATCGGCTAGCTCCAGTCACACTTACAGAGAAAGAACAAACTATTCATCAGAAAAGAAGGTCAAGAGCATACCAATGGAAGAGACCAACGATTTTTCTCAAAGAAGGAGACTCGATACCGCCTGATGTTGATCCTGATACAGTCAGATGGATACCAGCCAATCATCCGTTTGCAACCACGGTTAGCGATATTGATCAAGACCTTGCCCAGACCAATGTTTACCAGAAGCAAGGTGTTCCTTTCCGGATTCGAGCTGAGCATGAAGCTATGCAGAAAAAGCTTGAAGCTTTACAGaat GAAGAGAAACTGAATAATCTGAGTATTGACAGTCAAAATGCCAGAGATTTTCAGAGACCGTACAAGTTTGCAACCAACCCCGACGGTGAAAATATCCAGAAGAATCCTCAGGATAATCTTACAGGCAATCCATCTTCTGAGGAGACGCAAAAGACTTGA